The segment CTTACATGATGCTATGGAGAAAGAAATCGACAAGGTCTTGAGCAAAGAAAATAGAAAATTAGTCGTGGGTGCAAGTTCAACCATCGGAAATTACACATTACCATGCAGTATATGGGCCTTTAAAGAAAAGTACCCCACTGTTGATATTAGTTTAGAAATTGGCAATTCAGCCACAATTATTAAAACGGTATTAAACAACCAAGTAAACCTGGCCGTGGTGGAAGGCCCTATTAATCATAAGGATTTAGAAGCTACTGATGTATTCCAGGACGAATTAATCTTAATTACTCCTCCAAAGGGGAAATGGCTAGATATCCAAGAAATCACGTTAACGGAAATAAAAAAAGAACCCTTAATTATTCGAGAACAGGGCTCAGGAATTAGAAAGCTATGGGAAGAATTCTTACAATCTAATGGACTTGACCTGACCGACTTACAGGTAGTTACCGAGATGGGCAGTATTGATGCCATTAAATCAGCGGTTGAATCAGGCCTTGGAGTTGCAATCGTTTCCAAACTCTCCGTAAAAAAGGAAATTAGGCGGGCGACTCTGAGAGAGGTTAAAATAAAAGATATTGTTTCTGATATAAATTTCCAAATTATCTACCGGCCAGAGAAAAACCAACCGACAATTACTAAGCGTTTCATCCGATTTTTGACTGTGCCCGAAGAAAGGTCCTTTTGTTAAATCCGAATTTTAAAAAATTCATTAGTTAGTAAGGTAACGGGAAATCACCTTAAGTCCCAACCAAGCACCCGGTAAAAGAAATATGCCAAATACCCAGCCATGCAGCGATAAGGAAGCACTGCCGCCAACCAAAGCACCGACACTACAGCCGCCGGCTAAACGGGCACCGTACCCCATAAAAAGACCGCCCAGCAGTGCCGCCATCACTTGTTTTATATTTCTCGGGCGGCGAATACGAAATTCGTGATAAATCAGGGCAGCAAACATAGCCCCAAAGATGATACCAATATTTAATAAAGTGCCAATCAAAAACGGTTGGTATTCAGTTAAGTGGTTATGCATCTGAATTTCCCCAAAGTATAACCACTGCTCAGGGGCCGCACCAAAAAACTTACTAAATTCTGCACCCCAATGGGACATAGCGGTTGTAATGCCCCACGGTTTTTCACTGAGCATAAACACAACAATATTAAGCAGTCCGAGCGCTACTCCTCCCAACCAATAGGGCAATCCGGTAAAAATAGTATTATTCTTCATCTTTATCCCAACCCATTATTTTTCTATTCTAACCTGCCAGACACCGGCCCCTTCCTCATCGACATCGATGGTAAAACCTTCCCGGCATGCCCAATCAAGTATATTCCTTACTGCCCTGGCATGCTCGGTCTCTAAAATTAATACATCCCCCGGAGCTAGTTCCTGAAATTTTTCCTTTGTCCGCATTAACGGCACCGGGCACACATAACCCAATAAGTCTAAATTATATTGAGTGATTTTCCCCACCTTCCTTTCGGAGCATCTCATTTTTAGCAGCTTTTTCAAAATGTAATATTAAAACCATTATCCCGACCAAAACCAATAATTGAACCAATATAGCTATCGGCCACCCAAAAACTTCAGGAAAAAATACCACTACGGAGGAATGCTTAATACTACCCCAAAGACCATAATGGTAAGCACCCATAACTGAGCCAAAGATTAAACCTAACAATGTGGGAATAAATAATAGATATCCTTCACCAATTCTCATTAACGTCCCCGCTGCACAGCCACCCGCTATAGTCATTCCAAAGCCAAACAATAATGCTCCAAGAACAGTTCGCCACCCAACGGTTACTAGGTATCCCTCCCCGCCAGTAATTTGTATAAAAGTAAAACCCAATGTTGAAACAAAAATAAAAGCCACCAATGCTTTCAACAAATTCCCGTCACGAAATAACAAAAAATCACTAAACGCCGAGGCAATACAAAATCTAGATCTTTGCATTATAAAACCCAGGCTTAACCCAACTACAGCAATCGCCATTAGGCTATAACCTATTTGACTGAAAATGATTGCAGTAAAAGTTAGGAAACCAGGCAGCAGTAAAGTGAATTTATTATCGGGTCGAATTATCATTTATAGTCCTCACTTAAATTATGGTTTTATAACTCCTCCATTAATAAATTCTATTTTTATTATATATTTCCTTTGCCTCCGGCCAACTGTTTATTTTCAATTTTAACCCCTCCCCACCCCGAAATTACCGCTTATCCACCCCTGTGGGGTCCTTTAAAAATCTCAAGCCCGATGACAAAGCCTAGCTAAAAAGTTAAGAGCCCCGGTATAAAACCAAGGCTCTTAACAAACTTACTCCATCGTTGATGGGTCGCGCATGCGGTTAGATGACTCCGGAATATCATCGTATAGTGATTCATCAACATCGGAAACTGACCCATCTGCTAAAGATTTTAAAATCTCATATACCGGAACTTTAGCAGTCTGCTTAAGCATACCATTTTGCTTTTGCCCTAAACTGCCACTCTGCCCCTTAATTTCAATGAGCATAATAGCAGTATCGTTTAAAGCAAAGGCTCCTAAAGAAGTACCTGGTAAATTAACATCTGGATACTTCTGAATAGCACCATAATGAGAAAATCCGCGTTGAATGGCTTGATAACCTACAACATTAATCTGCTTACCAAGCTTCAGTACGGAGTCATCGACTTCGTATTCATTACCGGTAAACGGGTCAGTATATGGGTCTGCAACTACAGCAGCTATCTGAATAGGTACTGACCTAATATCCTCCTCTGACACTGTATTAAAACCCCTGTGATGAATATCAAAATATACATCTGGATCTAGTTCTTTAAACACTTTGGTAACTATTCTAGACTCAGGTGTTACATAAAAACCGCCGAAATCACTATTATTTCTGTCGCCGTTATTTAAGACTTGCTCTAAAGTCATACCTTCAGTATCCGCTTCAGTAATAAAATCTTCAGGCCTGAAGTCAAGATTAGGATTGTAATCCCTGTTTTCGTCATAACCCTTTTCTCTATCACGGTAATACCATGGTGCTTCAGTTCCGGCGGGTAAACCTAGAAATTCAGGATCCCAGAGTTGATGCGTCCTTCTCTGAGGGGACCATTTTCCCTCCACCTCATTCATTGCACCATCAGGATTTATTCTGGGCATAAACCATACCGTAACATTGTCTAAAATTTCATTGAATTCTTTACCGCTGCCGGCAAATTGTTTCATTAACTCAACCATAGCTTCTGTGCCCAAGGGTTCATTACCATGTATTTGAGTGGTAATTAAAACCCGCTTTTTATTCGGATCATCAGCTCCACCGAATTTGGCAACATAAAGCGGGAAACCCTCTTCCTCCATAAGGTCACCATTAATAGCATTGGAATATCCTACCACTTCTAATTCCATCTTTCCCTTTGAAGACGCTTCTATCTTCTTCAAAGTGTCTGCCAGTTCCTCATTAGTCATAAAACTAGAAAAGGATACGTTTTGCTCGCGTTCTACATACGGACCGTTTGGAATTGATTGTGGCTGTGCCATAGCAATGGAAGACAACAATAACATAAATATCAAACCTACACCCAATAGTTTAGCAGCCCTTTTCATAAAAAATCCCTCCAGTTTTTCATAATATTAAGTTAATTTAGCTTGGCTTTTGGTGCACCTCCTTCCATTTATAATTATACAAGCTTCTCTTGGTAATTTTTGTAAGAATAAAGGGTGGGTCCTTTTATTTTTATCGCAAATTTCGACGGTACAATCTATGAGACTAAATTTACTCTTCATAATCGCTGATAGCCGTAAAATTCGGTACAAAAAAAAGATGGCTTCTGTATAACAAAAACCATCTCTTTAAATTTCTTATAATCTACTTATTGATTCCCCTGCAAAAACCCCTAAAAAAAGGTCTTAAAAAGGAAGATTTTACCCCCTTCGCGTCGAAGTAATAATGGTAGAAACCATTGGTAGGTCTACACTTGAGGCGAAGGGGCGTGCAAAGAATGTTTAGAAAAAACGATGGTCATTTGCAGGAAGAATTGTTCAGTCACTATCAAACCATGAACCCTAAAATAGCTAAAATGCTGAAAGATACCTGGGCACCGATTTTTTATGAGCATGTCTTTTGTAAAATAGATGAAGAAGTGTTTGCTCCACTTTACTGTTTTGATAACGGCAGGCCTAATTTCCCGGTAAATATCCTTTTATCATTGGAATTAATAAAGAATATGTTCGACTACACAGATGAAGAAATCTTAGAACAATTCTATTTCAATTATCAGGTAATCTACGCTTTAGGTATCAAAAATATTGGCGAAATATACTTTGCTGAACGCACCCTGTATGAATTTAGAGAACGCCTCGTCAACTACGTTAAGGAACACCCCGATGAAGAAGAAATCATGTTTAAGCAGTTTGAAATCTTAACTCGGCATTTCATCGATAAAGCCAATATTAAAACAGACGAACAAAGAATGGACTCAACCTATGTTACCCCTAATATTAAAAGAGCTGGAAGGTTATCCCTTGCTTATGATTTTTTAGAAAAAGCCGTGAAAGCAATACCTCAAAAACATTTAAGCAACTCACTAAAAGAAGTACTGGAGCCTTCCTTCAAGACCAAACTGCTGTTTAAAACCAAGGCCAGTAAGATAAATGCCAAGCTTGAGACAGTACTCATACTTTGTACAGAAATTTATGACCTCGCTAAAGCAAAACAACTAACTTCAAAAGAGGAAATCAAACTGTTAGCTCGTTTTCTCAATGAACAAGCACATTATGATACAGAAAAGAAAGTCTGGGTGCCCGAAGATAATAAAGAAATTTCTTCCGCATCCATGCAGTCTGCCCATGATACGGACGCTACCTTTAGAAATAAAAACGGTAAGACGAACCAAGGCTATGTTGTTAATCTAGCTGAAACATGTTCGAAAGATAATCCGGTGCAGCTAATTACAGATTACGATCTGGATGTCAATATAAAAAGCGATACAGAACTGGCACGAAAACGTGTAGATACTATCAAGAAAAATACTGATGTTACTGACCTCTACGTAGATGGCGGCTATTACGGCGAAGAAACAATTAACAAAGCTGATGAAGCAGAAGTCAAACTGCATTTTACAGACATGACCGGCAGGAAAAGTACCAGTAACAAATTACCTCTGACAAACTTCAACTTCAATGAAGAACATGAGGTGGAAAAATGTCCTGCAGGTAAAATACCACTTCGAAGCGACTATAGTAAGAAATCTAAAAGTACAACGACCCATTTTGAGAAGTCAGAATGCCTTTATTGCCCCATAAGAGAGCATTGTCCCGTAAAGCCGCAGAAAAAATCAATGGTACTGAGAGCCAGTAAAAAAGCAATACTAGCAGCCAACACCCGCCAAGAAATTTCAAAAAAGGAAATACGACGTGAAAACACCAGTAAAAGGGCTGCCATAGAGGGTACCAACTCTGCAATTAAAAGGGGCCAAGGTGCTAACAAACTTAGAGTAAGAGGCCTGATCAAATGTCAGTTACAAATTGGCCTCAAGGTAATTGGTCATAACTTCAAACAATTTTCCCGAGCAATGAATAAGCCTAAACCAAAAGGCAGGGAAGTGGTGTGTCCAATGTAGAGCAAAACACAGTGAAAACAAGGATTTATTGATGTATATGTACATCATATACCTGAAAAAATCCGGCTTTGAGGTAACTAAACAAAAAATGAGCTTATTTTAAATTCTCCCAAGGGGTTAATAGGGGGTAATCACTCCCTTTCAGCAGGGGAATCACTTATTATATATTACGAAATTAAGTCGGGTGAAACCTAAATAACATGGGTATTGGCTATCACTTTGTTGGCTGGTAAACGTCCCGGCATTTCTTATGCTTAACATACCGATTGAAGTAATATCCTGCTAAAACGTAAAAGCCCCGGCCAAAACCGGGACACTACTTATTTACCTCATATTCATTTATAGCCTTCATCTTTTCAACCACGACCCTATCCAGCTTTTGGCTGAGAGCCAGAACCTCTTCGGATGAGAGTGGCTTTTTATCTTCAGTAATTAACATGTTTAACCGGTTTCTTAATTGCTGGACTTGCTGAGTAATATTCATTCCATAATCCTCTCCCTTGAGAACCTCACAAATCAACATTTTACATCATTTAAAATGAAAATCGAGGGGTCATTTGTCACATTTTTCCACACTTCCATA is part of the Metallumcola ferriviriculae genome and harbors:
- a CDS encoding selenium metabolism-associated LysR family transcriptional regulator, which gives rise to MQINQLEIFCMVAQIKSFSKAAKLLYMTQPAVSNHIISMENYYGAKLFHRHSYGVSLTEVGDVVYKHSQKLLDLHDAMEKEIDKVLSKENRKLVVGASSTIGNYTLPCSIWAFKEKYPTVDISLEIGNSATIIKTVLNNQVNLAVVEGPINHKDLEATDVFQDELILITPPKGKWLDIQEITLTEIKKEPLIIREQGSGIRKLWEEFLQSNGLDLTDLQVVTEMGSIDAIKSAVESGLGVAIVSKLSVKKEIRRATLREVKIKDIVSDINFQIIYRPEKNQPTITKRFIRFLTVPEERSFC
- a CDS encoding YeeE/YedE thiosulfate transporter family protein; amino-acid sequence: MKNNTIFTGLPYWLGGVALGLLNIVVFMLSEKPWGITTAMSHWGAEFSKFFGAAPEQWLYFGEIQMHNHLTEYQPFLIGTLLNIGIIFGAMFAALIYHEFRIRRPRNIKQVMAALLGGLFMGYGARLAGGCSVGALVGGSASLSLHGWVFGIFLLPGAWLGLKVISRYLTN
- a CDS encoding sulfurtransferase TusA family protein — its product is MRTKEKFQELAPGDVLILETEHARAVRNILDWACREGFTIDVDEEGAGVWQVRIEK
- a CDS encoding YeeE/YedE thiosulfate transporter family protein, which translates into the protein MIIRPDNKFTLLLPGFLTFTAIIFSQIGYSLMAIAVVGLSLGFIMQRSRFCIASAFSDFLLFRDGNLLKALVAFIFVSTLGFTFIQITGGEGYLVTVGWRTVLGALLFGFGMTIAGGCAAGTLMRIGEGYLLFIPTLLGLIFGSVMGAYHYGLWGSIKHSSVVVFFPEVFGWPIAILVQLLVLVGIMVLILHFEKAAKNEMLRKEGGENHSI
- a CDS encoding M14 family zinc carboxypeptidase, with amino-acid sequence MKRAAKLLGVGLIFMLLLSSIAMAQPQSIPNGPYVEREQNVSFSSFMTNEELADTLKKIEASSKGKMELEVVGYSNAINGDLMEEEGFPLYVAKFGGADDPNKKRVLITTQIHGNEPLGTEAMVELMKQFAGSGKEFNEILDNVTVWFMPRINPDGAMNEVEGKWSPQRRTHQLWDPEFLGLPAGTEAPWYYRDREKGYDENRDYNPNLDFRPEDFITEADTEGMTLEQVLNNGDRNNSDFGGFYVTPESRIVTKVFKELDPDVYFDIHHRGFNTVSEEDIRSVPIQIAAVVADPYTDPFTGNEYEVDDSVLKLGKQINVVGYQAIQRGFSHYGAIQKYPDVNLPGTSLGAFALNDTAIMLIEIKGQSGSLGQKQNGMLKQTAKVPVYEILKSLADGSVSDVDESLYDDIPESSNRMRDPSTME
- a CDS encoding transposase — protein: MFRKNDGHLQEELFSHYQTMNPKIAKMLKDTWAPIFYEHVFCKIDEEVFAPLYCFDNGRPNFPVNILLSLELIKNMFDYTDEEILEQFYFNYQVIYALGIKNIGEIYFAERTLYEFRERLVNYVKEHPDEEEIMFKQFEILTRHFIDKANIKTDEQRMDSTYVTPNIKRAGRLSLAYDFLEKAVKAIPQKHLSNSLKEVLEPSFKTKLLFKTKASKINAKLETVLILCTEIYDLAKAKQLTSKEEIKLLARFLNEQAHYDTEKKVWVPEDNKEISSASMQSAHDTDATFRNKNGKTNQGYVVNLAETCSKDNPVQLITDYDLDVNIKSDTELARKRVDTIKKNTDVTDLYVDGGYYGEETINKADEAEVKLHFTDMTGRKSTSNKLPLTNFNFNEEHEVEKCPAGKIPLRSDYSKKSKSTTTHFEKSECLYCPIREHCPVKPQKKSMVLRASKKAILAANTRQEISKKEIRRENTSKRAAIEGTNSAIKRGQGANKLRVRGLIKCQLQIGLKVIGHNFKQFSRAMNKPKPKGREVVCPM
- a CDS encoding aspartyl-phosphate phosphatase Spo0E family protein, giving the protein MNITQQVQQLRNRLNMLITEDKKPLSSEEVLALSQKLDRVVVEKMKAINEYEVNK